GCAGGGTGATCTCCAGCGTGTCGCCCACGTTCAGGTTGACCACGCTGCCGTCGTCGTCCTGGTCCAGGCGCACGGTCTGGGGCAGGGGCGGGACGGGCATGACCGGCGCGGCGGGGGTGACGGGGCCACTGGCGGCGGGCGCACACCCCGGCAACCCCACCAGCACCGCCGCCAGCACCGGAACCAGCAGCAAAACCTGTTTCATTCCGACCTCCTCACGAACCGGGAAGGGTCCCGGCTCAGAACCAGGCGGCCCGCACGCCCACTTGCGTCAGCGAGAGGCTGCGGTTCGCGGTCTGGTAGAACACCCGCCACAGCGGCGACGACCGGTCGATGGACCCCGCCACCACCCCGCCGTCCGGGCAGCCGTAGTTCACCCGCAGCCCGGCGACCGGCGCCGTTGCCCCAGTGAGGGCCACGCACCGTTGCCCGTTCGCCAGCTCCAACGCCCAGGGAGTGCCCGCCGGGTAGTTCGGCTCCGCCGCCCGCGTCCTGCCGGGCAGGGCCCCGCTGCGGGTGAGCAGAACGGCGTTCGCACCCCACGGGTCGGTGGAGCAGGCCAGGGGGGCGCGGTCATTCAGGGGGGCGAAGCAGGGGTCGAGGATGCGGTTGCCCGCCGAGCAGCGGTAGGCGTCGGGCCGGGTGGGCGAGGCGACCGAGGCGGCGAAACAGGAGCCGCCGACCTGCCCGGTGACCGCCACGCCGACGAGCAGGCCACCTCCCGGCGTGAAGGGCGTGTACAGCCGCAGCTCGGTGGCGGGTGGTCCGGCCGTCTGGGCTATCGCCGGGAACCCAGCACCCAACGCCAGTGTGACCAGCGCCAGAGACCACGGCGGGGTGGGAAAGTTCGTTCTCGCGGTCATCTCCATCTCTTCCCCCGTTCGGCCGCGGCGGGAGGCGTATCAGGGTCACTGGGAGTCATGTTCCCGTCCTCCCTGCTGGGAGCGGAGGACGGCGGACGGTCTCCACGAGTCCACCGAGAACGGCTGGCGGTGCGGCCGGTTCGTCTGCATCTGCTCCTCCCTGACAGTGTGGGCCGGGCCGGAATCTCCCGATGGTCAGTCCCCCTCCTCCCGAGTGCAGGGTGCGAAATGGAGCGTGACGCGCGCGTGAGGTCAGGTGACCGGAAGCGGGGCCCCCCGTCACGGGAGGGGACGCCTCCGGGTTCCGCTTCGTTCCCGGACCTCCCGCGGAAACGAAGGTGCACACGGGTTTCAAGCTGGCGGGGAGGGCCGTTGAAAATCTGCCGTCCGGAACGTCACCCGCGTTCCCCCTCTCCTCCCTGATCCGTGGAGTGGCCAGGCTCAAGGCCCTGGTCCGCCGCGATCAACCACGCACACGTGAGGCGCCCGGCCAGTTCCCCTCTCGATGTTCAGGGCGGGTTCAGGCGATGCGGTTACCCCCTCCCCCTCGGCCACCCTTCCGCGCCCGCCCCAAACCCGTCTCATAGACCTCCTGCGAAAGTGGGCACCCAGGGGTGGAGACGGAAACGCATCATTGCTTGCGGTCAAACCACCCCCGGAGAGCCCCGTAGGCCGCCGAGAAGCGCCCCGCCACGTCCGACCAATCCACATCCGCGTGGGGCTCGATGATCGCCTCGGTATGGGGAGGGCCCACTTCGGGAGGCCGCCCGGTCACCGCCGATTGCGCCAGCAGCGCCGCCCCGTACACCGAGGCTCCCGGCACCTCCAGGACATCCAGCGGGCGCCCCAGGATGTCGGCGAGCAGTTGTCGCCACCAGGGATGAACCGAACCGCCCCCCGCGAGCCGGATGGTGGGCCGGTCAGTCCCTGGCAGCAGCAGCAGCGCCTCCCGGATGGAGAGCGCCACCCCCTCGAAGGCGGCGCGGGCGAGGTGAGAGGGATCGTGCTCCAGCCCCGCGCCCAGCCATCCTCCCCGGGCATGCGGGTCAAGGTGGGGGGTGCGGTCACCCGTCAGGTAGGGCAGGAAGAGCAGGCCGCGTGAACCGGGTTCCGCCCCCCGCGCGAGCGTGTAGAACTCCTCCCAGTCGCAGCGCAGGGTCCGCCTGGCCCACTCCAGGGCGAGTCCGGCGTTCTGGACGGCACCCAGGGTGTAGCCGCCCTGGTCCTGGGCCGTGCGGAAGACGTGAAGTCCTTCCCGGGCCTGCGGCAGGGCCATACTTCGCACCACGAGCTGCGCCCCCGTCCCCACCGTGAGCTGTATCTGGTTTTCTGGGAGTGCCGTGCCCAGAAGTGCCGCTGCTGTATCCGCCGCCCCCGCCGCGACGGGCAGCCCGGCGGGGAGGCCCAGGTGCGCCGCCGCCGCGGGTGTGAGCGTCCCCGCGACCGACCGCGACCCGGTGAGCGGGGCGAGAAGATCGGAACGCAGACCAAGTGCGTCCGCGACAGGAGCGTTCCACCCGTCCCGTCCCAGGTCGTACAACAGGGTCCCCGAGGCGTCGGAGGGCTCGGCCCGCGCTTCCCCCGTGAGGCGCAGGCGCAGCCAGTCCTTGGGTTGCAGCGCCCAGCGTGCCCCGGCGTACACCTCCACCTCGTGCTCGCGCAGCCACAGCAGGGTGGGACCAGCCATGCCCGCCGTAATCGGATTGCGCAGCGTGAGGCGCAAGTCCTGCGGCAGCGCGCGGTAGATGTCCAGAACCGACGCGGCCCGCGCGTCCGCCCACAGCACCGCCGGGCGCAGGGGCCTTCCCTCCGCGTCAGACAGCACCACTCCGTGCATCTGGCCGGAAAGGCCCAGGGCGCGGACCCGCCCGCCGTCCTCCCCGACCACCTCTCGGGTGACGCGGCCGAGGGCTGCCCACCACTCCCCGGGGTCGCTCTCGGCCCAGCCGGGGTGGGGGGCCCTGACCGCGTAGGACGCGCTTGCCTCGCGGACGCGCTCGCCCCCCTCCCCGTACAGGGCGACCTTGGCGCTCCCGGTGCCCAGATCAAGTCCCAGGTGCATGAGCCCTCCGCCCGCGTCGGGGACTCCTCACCGCTGCCTGCCTGCTGTCCGTCACGGAAAGCTCCGGCGCCCATTGATGGGGTCAATCCTCCGCAACAGCCTCTTCCTGATCCTGGGCCCTGAGCTGGGCGAGGCGGCGCTCGTCGGCGAGGGCGTGGATTTCCTGAAGGACGTCGTGCTGCACGGCCCGGGACACGCGGGAGGTGACCTTGCGCACCCGCTCCGGGTCGAGCTTGGGGGTGCGGTCCTCGCGCAGCAGGCCGTTCGTCTCCTGCTCGGTGTCGGTGAGCTGGGTGTAGCAGAAGCCCGCGATCACGGGGCTGTCGAGCACGGCGGAGAGCAGGTCCTCATAGCGGGCCAGCAGCGCGTCGGTGTCGGGCAGGGTGCCGTAGCCCCACCAGCGCTCCGCCTCACCGGGGGCGTGGCTGAGCCCGCCGAATTCGGTCAGCATCACGGGTTCGCCCTTGCGGTGGTGCCCGGCCAGGTAAAAGTTGCGGCGCGAGGGCTGCACGGTCTTCAGGGTGTGCTCCAGCGCCTCGGGGGAGCCGTAGCGCTCGCGCAGGGTCTCGCCGTCCAGGGCATAGTCGTGGACGCCGAGGATGTCCCCCTCGACGACCTCCCACCCGTCGTTGCCGATGGCCGGGCGGGTGGGATCCAGGGCTTTGGTCAGCTCGTAGAGGCCGCGCACGAAGGCCCGCTGCGCCGGGTCCCCCTCCAGGTCGGGCACGCCCCAGCTCTCGTTGACGGGCACCCAGGTCACGATGCAGGGGTGGTTGTAGTCACGCTCCAGCACCTCCAGCCACTCGCGCGTCAGGCGCCGCTGCGTCTCGGGGGTAAAGACGTAGGCGTTCGCCATCTCGCCCCACACCAGCAGGCCGAGCCGGTCGCACCAGTACAGGAAGCGCGGGTCCTCGACCTTCTGGTGAATCCGCACCCCGTTGAAGCCCAGCGACTTGACGAGTTCGACCTCCCGCCGCAGGGCCTCCTCCGAAGGGGCGGCGAGGTGCGACTCGGGCCAGTAGTTCTGCGCAAGCACCAGGCGCAGGTAGTAGGGCGAGCCGTTGAGCTGGAACCGCCCGTCGCGCACCCCGACGCTTCGCAGGGCCGCATAACTCCCCACCTCGTCGAGCACGTTGTCGTCGTCGTCGAGGAGGGTGATGCGGGCGTCGATCAGGTTGGGGCGTCTCGGCCCCCACAGCAGGTCCTTGCGCCCCGCGCGGTAGCGCACCGGGTCGAGTTCGACCTCGCGGCGGATCTCCTGACCCTCCAGGGCGTAGGTGTCGTCCGCAAGTCGCGTGCCGCGAATGCTGAGCCGCACGCGGACGCGCAGGGCCTGCCCGGACGCTTTGTTCAGGCGCAGCACCAGGCCCAGCCGTCCCCGGTCCACGTCCGGCGTCCAGCGCAGGGTCTGGATGAAGGTGCGCGGCACGATCTCCAGCCACACGGGCTGCCAGATGCCGGTCGTGCGGTGGTACCAGATCGCGTGCGGCACCTCCTCCCAGTCCTGCTTGCCGCGCGGCTGGGCGAGGTCGTGAGGGTCGTCCTCGGCGCGCACCACGATCACCTGCGTCTCGCCCTCCACCAGGACAGGGGTGAGATCGGCCGTGAAGGGCGTATGGCCCCCCTCGTGCTCGGCGACGAGGCGGCCATTCACCCACACCTGGGCGCGGTAGTCCACGGCGCCAAAATGCAGCAGAACGCGCCCGGTGCGGTCCTGGGGGGAAACCTCCACCGTGCGGCGGTACCACACGACGGGGTGATAGCCGGTCGCGCGCAGACCACTCGCCTGGCTTTCGGGCGGAAACGGCACGGTGATGCTCTGGTCGAACACGTCCTCGCGCTCGAACCAGCGTTCCTCCAGGCCGCGGTCCCCGTCGTCGTGGGCGAAGGCCCACACGCCGCACAGGTCGTCCCAGCGCTCGCGGGTGAGTTGCGGGCGGGGGTGCAGAGGGGTGCCGGAGAGGGTCATCTGGGAAGTGGGTTCACTCATTCGCACTCCTTGAAAGGTTGCGGCACGGCAGGTCTATCCTCCCCTATTCGGAGGATCAGCCCGGGAGACCTGTACAGGGCGGAGGGGCTTCGGATCGGTCAACCCTTCACGCCCGTCACGGTCAGGAAGCCCTCGGTGACGCGGCGCTGGAAGATCAGGTAGGCGAGCACGACCGGCAACCCGCCCAGCACGGCGGTCGCCATCGTCCGGGCGAAGCGCAGGCCGTAGGCGTCCTGCACCTGCGTGAGGCCCAGGGGAATCGTCATCATCTCCGGCGAGGTCGTGATGATGAAGGGCCACAGGAAGTTGTTCCACGCCGCGATAAAGGTCACGATGCCGATGGCCCACAGCACGGTGCCGCTCAGGGGCACGAACACGTTCCAGAGGATGCGCCACTCGCTCGCGCCGTCCACCACGGCGGCCTCGCGGATTTCCTTCGGCACCTGGTCGAAAAAGCCCTTGAACACATACACCGCGACCGGCGAGACGATCTGCGGCAGGATGATGCCCGCGTAGGTGTTCACGCTGCCCAGGTCGTTCATCAGGCGGAACAGGGGGATGAGCAGCGCCTCGAAGGGCACCATGATGCCCGCCAGGAACACCCAGAAGAGGATGTTCTTGCCCCGGAACTGGAGCTGCGAGAAGGCGTACGCCGCGAGCGCGGCGAGCACCACCGTGGCGAGGGTGATCACCAGCGAGGTCAGCGCGGAGTTGAGAAACCAGCGCGGCAGGTCCCCGAGGGTGAGCACGTCCCGGAAGGCGGTGAAGGTGGGCGTGGTGGGGAGCCATTGAACGGGCTGGGCGACGGCCTGCTCCTCGGTCTTGAGCGCGGTGAGGACGGCCCACAGCAGCGGGAACGCCCACAGCGCGCCGAGCAGCAGGGTGGAGCCGGTGGCGACGGCGGCCCACGTGCGGTTGCCGTGCCCGGTCATGAGCGCCCCCGCAGCAGCGCGGCCTGCATCAGCGACACCAGCAGGATGATCAGGAAGAACGCCACCGCGATGGCCGAGGCGTAGCCCGCGTCGAGGTTCTGGAAGGCCGTGTTGTACATGTACTGCAGCACCACCTGCGTCGAGTTGAAGGGCCCCCCGCCCGTCAGGATGTACACCTGCGCGAAGATCTTCAGGGACGAGATCAGTTGCAGGGTGAGCACCAGCGTCGTGACCGGCCACAGCAGCGGCCAGGTGATCGTCCGGAACGCGGTCCACCCCTGGGCCCCGTCGAGCTGGGCCGCCTCGTACACCTCGCGCGAGATGTTCTGCAGACCGGCGAGGAACAGCAGCATGTTGAAGCCCACCGTCCACCACACCGTCACCAGGGCGACCATCGGCATGGCGGTCGTCGGTTCCCCGAACCACGCGATGTCCGTGCCGAACAGGTTGTGGACCAGCCCGAACGACGAGTTGAGAATCCACTGCCACAGCAGCGTCACGACGCTGACGGGCAGCACGAAGGGCAGGAAGAACAGCGCCTGCGCGAAGTTCCGCGCCCGCACCAGGCGGTTGACCGCCAGCGCCATCAGCATCCCGAGCAGCGTGACGGGGATGACCGTGTACAGGGCGAACTGGCCGGTGTGCAGCACCGACGCCCAGAAGTCGGGGTCCCCCGCGAGCTGCACGTAGTTGGTGAGCCCCACGAAGGGGCCCGTCTCGGTCAGGCTGGACTGGGTGAGACTGAGCTGCACCGCCCGCCCAATGGGAAAGACGAAGAACAGCAGGTAGGCGATCAGAAAGGGCGCCAGCATCAGGAGGGCGATGGGGCCCCCTGGGGTGCGCCTCCGGGTGGCCTGCGGAACGCCGGTCTGGACGCGGGCCTGGGGCGGAATGGTGTCTCGCACGGGAGGGCCCTCCTGGCGGGGAAACAAGGGAAGCGGCCCCGCGCACGTCTGGCGCGCGGGGCCGCCCCGGGCTCAGGGCTTGGGCCGACCGGCCATCAGCCTGTTGGCCTCGCTCTCGAACAGGCTCATGGCCTTGTCCACACTGAGTTGCCCCGCCATCGCCGCCGGGAAGTACTTGATGGACACGGCCTCCAGCGGGCCCGCCGCGCCGCTGTACCAGCCGGGCGGGTCATAGGTGACGTTGGCGGCCGAGGTCTTGGCGTAGCCCGAGTTGGGTTTGAGGGCCGTGTACTTGGCCGAGTTCACCACTGGGAGGTACGCCGGGATGTGGCCGCCCTGCGCCCAGGTCAGGGAGTTCTTCTGCACGTAGGCGATGAAGTCCATCACGCCCGCAAGGCGGTCCGCGGGAATGGGCTTGCGGGCGTTGTTGGGGATGGCGAAGCCGTGCGAGTCCCCCCAGGTGTCCTGGTTGCCGAAGAACTTGGGGAGGGGCGCCACCCCGTAGTCGAAGGGCAACTTCCCGGTCTTGCGGCCGTCGACCATCGTGGGCACTTCCCACACGCCGTTGATCATGAAGGCCGTCTTGCCCGTGGTGAACTGCGCGACCGAGCTGGGATAGTCGGAGTTCTTGGGCATGTACCCGTTCTTCATCCAATCGGCCATGATGCTCAGCGCCTTCTTGCCCGCCTCACCCGCGCTGATCTTGTTGTTCGTCACGATGCTGCCGCCCTGCTGCTCGACCATCGTGAGCCACAGCCGCCAGGGCATGTAGGCGGTCGAGTGGTTCTCCATGTCCAGGCCCGCCAGGCCCGTCTTGTCCTTGACGGCCTTGAGGGCGGCGGTGAACTGATCGACGGAGTTCATGGGCTTGAGGTTGCCGCTGGCGTCGAGCAGCCCCGCCTTGCGGGCGACGTCCTTGTTGTAGTACAGCACCAGGGGGTGGGTGTCGAGCGGCACCGCGTACAGCTTGCCCTGGTAGGTCGCAGCGTTCCAGAGGCGCGGGAAGAAGTCGGCCTGCTTCAGCCCGGCGCTGCTCAGTTCCTGGGTGGTGATGGGCCGCAGCAGGTTCGCGGGCGCCCAGCCGCTGATGCGCGAGAGGTGGAAGGAGATCAGGTCCGGCGCCTGCCCGACCGAGGTGGAGGTACGGACCTTGGTGTAGAAGGGCACGCCCCACTGGAGGACCGTCTGCTGAATCTGGTACTTCTTCTGGCTGGCGTTGTAGCCGTCGATCAGCGTCTTCATGCGTGCGCCGTCGCCGCCGCCCAGGAAGTTCCAGAAGGTGATCTTGGTGGGCTGCTGGGCGAGGGCTGCGCCGCCGAGCAGGGCGCCGAGGGTCAGAAGTCGGGTGATCCGGGTCATGGGGCTCCTTGGGAAGAGGTCGGGAGGCTCCGAACGGCGAGCAGGCGGGCTGCGGGGGCTCCTCTCTGAAGGCGAAGGGGTGGCATCAGGAAAGGAAGCGGTGGTTCCCGGACAACGCCCGGCAGAGGGCAGCACAACGGCGAGATGAACCCGGAAGGGCTGGAATCGGGGCGGCACGCGGGGCGGGGTTCCAGCATCGGCGTCTGACAGGTTGTTTTGTTGGAGGGATGGTACGCTCCACTCTTTCTTTTTGTCAAGTTCAGTCGATAGAATGGAGGGAGTTCCACCCCCCAGGTCCGAAACGTTCGGGAGTCTGCCCCAGGAAAGGTCGATGTAGTGGCTGTTTTGCCTATCTATCAATATTTGTATTGAAGTTGAGAGAAAGGAGATTCCATGCCTATTTCCGGCACACGCACCCTGACCATCGACAGCGAGGCGGCTCTGCCCGTCCTGCTCGCGCTCGCCCACGACACGCGGCTGCTGATCCTGAGCCTGCTCTCGCACAACGTGATGAACGTCTCCGAACTCACGAACACCCTGGGCCTGCCCTACGCGACGGTGTTTTTCCACCTCAAGAAGCTGGAGAGCGCCGGGCTGCTCCATGTGGAGTACACCCCCGGCACGCGCGGCGCGCAGAAGCTGGTGTCCAAGCGCTACGACGAGCTGCTTTTCAAGCTGCCCGGCGTCAAGGTCGAGGCGGGCGAGGACATGGTGGAGGTCAGCATGCCGGTCGGCGCGTACCGGCAGGTGGACGCCCGGCCCAACTGCGGCCTGATGTCCGACACCCGCATCATCGGCCGGGTGGACGATCCCCGCTCCTTTTTCGAGCCCGACCACGTGTTCGCGCAGGTACTGTGGTTTCGCTGCGGCTTCGTGGACTACGCCTTTCCCAACAACCTTCCCTTTGGTTCCCACGCGACCGAGCTCGAACTCTCGGTGGAGCTGTGTTCGGAGGCCCCGCAGTACAACCTCGACTGGCCTTCGGACATCACCCTGTGGGTCAACGACGTCGAGGTGGGCACCTGGACCTCGCCGGGCGACTTCGGGGGCGAGCGGGGCCGCCTCACGCCCGCGTGGTGGTCGGACGACCAGAGCATGTACGGGCTGCTCAAGCACTGGCGGGTGACGCCGGAGGGCTCCTTTATCGACAGCGAGCGCCTGTCGGACGTGACCCTGGCCGACCTGCGGCTGGAGGACAACAATCACATCGCGGTGCGGCTGGGCGTGAAGGAGAATGCCTGGCAGGTCGGCGGCCTCAACCTGTTCGGGCGCCACTGCGGCAACCACCCCCAGGACCTCGTGATGCGGACGCGCTACGCCTTTGGCGCCAACGAGAAACCGTACCGCCTGCGCTGAAAGACCGGGACCTTTCGAGCCTGGACGCGCACGAAGGCCAGGACGCCTCCAAAATCGGGGTTTAAGGCGAGGCGCGGACACCTTGTCATGCTGGGCGAAGGCGAAGCATCCTCACGCCAGACCCTTCGCGTTGCTCAGGGTGACGACCTTGTTGAGCCTTGCCCTAAGCCCCCAGCAGCTCGGCGACGAGGTGGTAGAAGAGCGGCCACTGGGCCTTCAGGACGAGGTCAGCGTTCCTCTCCCCTTCCAGCCGGGCGTCCCGCAGGGGTTCCTTCACGCGGTCGCGCGACAGCAGGGGCCAGCCGAGTTCCCCGGAGAGCCGGGTCGCCAGGGTCGTTTTCCCGGTGGCGGGGGCGCCGATCACCAGGACGAGGGCGGGAGACGCGCCGTCCGGCGCCACCCTCACGAGCCGCTGCGGGCTTTGGGGTTGTCCTTTTTCCACGCGCGCACGAGGTCCTGCGCCTGGGTCTGCCCCAGCGCCGCGAGCATCTTCGCCACCGGCTTTCCCGTACGCGCCTCGGAGTGGATGTCGCTCCACGAGGACGCGAACTGGATGGCGGTATTTTTCGCCGTCGCCGCCGCCGGACTTCCCTCGGCCGGGCCAACCTGGAGGCTGAGGGTGTACGAGTAGGCGGGGTCACCGAAGCCCACGTAATTCCTGGGGTTCAGGTAGCGCACGTTGAGCAGGATGAGCGTGAAGGCCGGGCTCTTGCGGCACGAGGGCTGGACCTGATACGGCACTCCCGCAGCCTTGAGGGTACTCACCATCACCCGGTTGACGGTCTGCCCGATGCCCCGGATGGGACCAAGCCGCGCGGCGGGCGTGTCCTCGAAACTCAGCTGCACGGAGGTCGAGTCGAGGCACAGCACCGCCCCCTTCAGGTTGACCACCGGGCTTTCCCCGTGCGCCAGGGCGCAGGAGCCGAGCAGCCCCGCCGTCAGGGCGAGGGGGCGGGCGGCGGAGGGGAGGTTCATGCCTTCCAACTATGCCAGGAAACGGGCCTCACGACAGCCTCCCGTCCCCTGGAAGCCAGCCGGGATCGCCGACCACCTTGCCGGGGTTGAGGAGGCCGTGCGGGTCGAAGAGGGCCTTGAGGTCCCGCATCACGTCCAGCGCGTCCCCATGTTCGGCTCGCAGGTACGCGCGCTTGCGGAGACCGACGCCGTGTTCGCCCGTGCAGGTGCCCCCCACGGCGATGGCGTGCGCGGCGAGCTCGTGCAACACGTGGTCGATACGGGACCAGGCCTCCGTATCCCCGGGTGGGGCGTGCATCAGCAGGTGCAGGTTCCCGTCCCCGATATGGCCGACGAGCGGGGCGGTCAGGTCCTGTTCGTCCAGCAGCCGCAGCACGAGGGCCGCCGTGCCCGCCAGGGCCGAGAGCGGCACGCACACGTCCCCAATGCGGGTGGCGTGACCGGGCCAGGCCGCGCGAAGGGCGTCGAAGACCCCGTGACGGGCGGCCCACAGGTCCCCCTGCGCCTCGGGCGTGTGGGCCTCGCCCACGACCACGCCGCCGTGGAGTTCCGCCGCCTCGCTTAGCCCCGCCAGGCCCGCGCCCACATCTGCCGCATCGCGCCCCGCGACCTCGGCCCAGAGGGTCGGCGCCTCGGGGTCATGGCGGCTCCGGTGCCGGTTCACCGCCCGCACGGTTGCCGCGTCCACGAACTCCAGCCGCTCGGGCGTGACGCCCAGCCCCCGCGCAGTCACGCTCGCCAGAACGGCAGAGGCCACGTCCGGGAAGGCGAGCTGCACGCTGGCCGTGGCGGGCGGCAGGGGGTGCAGCCGCAGGGTGAGCGAGGTGATCACGCCCAGGGTGCCCTCCGACCCGATGAAGAGTTGTTTGAGCGCGTACCCGCTGCTGCTCTTGCGGGCCTCGCTCCCCAGGGTGAGGACGCGGCCGTCCATCAGGGCCACGCGCAACACCGCGACGTTCTCCCGCATCCCGCCGTAGCGCACGGTGGTCGTGCCGCTCGCGTTCGTGGCGGCCATCCCGCCCAGACTGGCATCCGCCCCGGGGTCCACCGGGAAGAAAAGGCCGTGCGGGCGAAGGCGGCGGTTGAGGGCCAGGCGCCGCACCCCCGGCCCGACCGTGACGGTGAGGCCCACCGCGTCCACCTCGCCGACCGTGTCCAGGCCACTCAGGTCGAGTGAGAGGCCCCCCGGCATGGGAAGCGCCGCTCCTTCCAGGCTGGTCCCCGCGCCCCAGGGCGTGACGGACACCTGCTCCTCCCGCGCGACGGCCAACGTCGCCAGCACGTCCGCCTCCGACCCGGCGAAGACGACTGCCCCGGGCATGAAGGTGTACGGCGTGCCCTCGTCGTGCGCGTGCGCGTTCAGGTCGCCCAGGGACACGCTGACCTGCTCGCCCAGCCGTTCACGAAGGCGGTCCAGCCACCCGCTCTCCACTTCCATCAACGCCCATCCCTCCTCTCATGGGAGAAGGCCGGGTCACCTCACCCGGCCCCTCTCCCCTCCCCTGCCCTACTTCAGCAGTTGCCAGGTGCCGTTCTCGACCTGCACCATCACGCGGCTGCGGGCGTCGAGTCCCAGGTGGTCCTGCGCGCTCAGGTTGAAGATGCCGTGGGCGCCGATCACGTTCTTGGTGCCCTCCAGCGCGTCGCGCAGAGCGGAGCGGAACTCGGCGGTGCCGGGCTTGGCCTTTTTCAGGGCGACCGGAATGGCCTTTTGCATCAG
This window of the Deinococcus apachensis DSM 19763 genome carries:
- a CDS encoding xylulokinase: MHLGLDLGTGSAKVALYGEGGERVREASASYAVRAPHPGWAESDPGEWWAALGRVTREVVGEDGGRVRALGLSGQMHGVVLSDAEGRPLRPAVLWADARAASVLDIYRALPQDLRLTLRNPITAGMAGPTLLWLREHEVEVYAGARWALQPKDWLRLRLTGEARAEPSDASGTLLYDLGRDGWNAPVADALGLRSDLLAPLTGSRSVAGTLTPAAAAHLGLPAGLPVAAGAADTAAALLGTALPENQIQLTVGTGAQLVVRSMALPQAREGLHVFRTAQDQGGYTLGAVQNAGLALEWARRTLRCDWEEFYTLARGAEPGSRGLLFLPYLTGDRTPHLDPHARGGWLGAGLEHDPSHLARAAFEGVALSIREALLLLPGTDRPTIRLAGGGSVHPWWRQLLADILGRPLDVLEVPGASVYGAALLAQSAVTGRPPEVGPPHTEAIIEPHADVDWSDVAGRFSAAYGALRGWFDRKQ
- a CDS encoding AAA family ATPase, giving the protein MRVAPDGASPALVLVIGAPATGKTTLATRLSGELGWPLLSRDRVKEPLRDARLEGERNADLVLKAQWPLFYHLVAELLGA
- a CDS encoding carbohydrate ABC transporter permease, producing the protein MRDTIPPQARVQTGVPQATRRRTPGGPIALLMLAPFLIAYLLFFVFPIGRAVQLSLTQSSLTETGPFVGLTNYVQLAGDPDFWASVLHTGQFALYTVIPVTLLGMLMALAVNRLVRARNFAQALFFLPFVLPVSVVTLLWQWILNSSFGLVHNLFGTDIAWFGEPTTAMPMVALVTVWWTVGFNMLLFLAGLQNISREVYEAAQLDGAQGWTAFRTITWPLLWPVTTLVLTLQLISSLKIFAQVYILTGGGPFNSTQVVLQYMYNTAFQNLDAGYASAIAVAFFLIILLVSLMQAALLRGRS
- a CDS encoding ABC transporter substrate-binding protein produces the protein MTRITRLLTLGALLGGAALAQQPTKITFWNFLGGGDGARMKTLIDGYNASQKKYQIQQTVLQWGVPFYTKVRTSTSVGQAPDLISFHLSRISGWAPANLLRPITTQELSSAGLKQADFFPRLWNAATYQGKLYAVPLDTHPLVLYYNKDVARKAGLLDASGNLKPMNSVDQFTAALKAVKDKTGLAGLDMENHSTAYMPWRLWLTMVEQQGGSIVTNNKISAGEAGKKALSIMADWMKNGYMPKNSDYPSSVAQFTTGKTAFMINGVWEVPTMVDGRKTGKLPFDYGVAPLPKFFGNQDTWGDSHGFAIPNNARKPIPADRLAGVMDFIAYVQKNSLTWAQGGHIPAYLPVVNSAKYTALKPNSGYAKTSAANVTYDPPGWYSGAAGPLEAVSIKYFPAAMAGQLSVDKAMSLFESEANRLMAGRPKP
- a CDS encoding carbohydrate ABC transporter permease; protein product: MTGHGNRTWAAVATGSTLLLGALWAFPLLWAVLTALKTEEQAVAQPVQWLPTTPTFTAFRDVLTLGDLPRWFLNSALTSLVITLATVVLAALAAYAFSQLQFRGKNILFWVFLAGIMVPFEALLIPLFRLMNDLGSVNTYAGIILPQIVSPVAVYVFKGFFDQVPKEIREAAVVDGASEWRILWNVFVPLSGTVLWAIGIVTFIAAWNNFLWPFIITTSPEMMTIPLGLTQVQDAYGLRFARTMATAVLGGLPVVLAYLIFQRRVTEGFLTVTGVKG
- a CDS encoding ArsR/SmtB family transcription factor; the protein is MPISGTRTLTIDSEAALPVLLALAHDTRLLILSLLSHNVMNVSELTNTLGLPYATVFFHLKKLESAGLLHVEYTPGTRGAQKLVSKRYDELLFKLPGVKVEAGEDMVEVSMPVGAYRQVDARPNCGLMSDTRIIGRVDDPRSFFEPDHVFAQVLWFRCGFVDYAFPNNLPFGSHATELELSVELCSEAPQYNLDWPSDITLWVNDVEVGTWTSPGDFGGERGRLTPAWWSDDQSMYGLLKHWRVTPEGSFIDSERLSDVTLADLRLEDNNHIAVRLGVKENAWQVGGLNLFGRHCGNHPQDLVMRTRYAFGANEKPYRLR
- a CDS encoding FAD-binding oxidoreductase yields the protein MEVESGWLDRLRERLGEQVSVSLGDLNAHAHDEGTPYTFMPGAVVFAGSEADVLATLAVAREEQVSVTPWGAGTSLEGAALPMPGGLSLDLSGLDTVGEVDAVGLTVTVGPGVRRLALNRRLRPHGLFFPVDPGADASLGGMAATNASGTTTVRYGGMRENVAVLRVALMDGRVLTLGSEARKSSSGYALKQLFIGSEGTLGVITSLTLRLHPLPPATASVQLAFPDVASAVLASVTARGLGVTPERLEFVDAATVRAVNRHRSRHDPEAPTLWAEVAGRDAADVGAGLAGLSEAAELHGGVVVGEAHTPEAQGDLWAARHGVFDALRAAWPGHATRIGDVCVPLSALAGTAALVLRLLDEQDLTAPLVGHIGDGNLHLLMHAPPGDTEAWSRIDHVLHELAAHAIAVGGTCTGEHGVGLRKRAYLRAEHGDALDVMRDLKALFDPHGLLNPGKVVGDPGWLPGDGRLS
- a CDS encoding glycoside hydrolase family 2 protein, with protein sequence MSEPTSQMTLSGTPLHPRPQLTRERWDDLCGVWAFAHDDGDRGLEERWFEREDVFDQSITVPFPPESQASGLRATGYHPVVWYRRTVEVSPQDRTGRVLLHFGAVDYRAQVWVNGRLVAEHEGGHTPFTADLTPVLVEGETQVIVVRAEDDPHDLAQPRGKQDWEEVPHAIWYHRTTGIWQPVWLEIVPRTFIQTLRWTPDVDRGRLGLVLRLNKASGQALRVRVRLSIRGTRLADDTYALEGQEIRREVELDPVRYRAGRKDLLWGPRRPNLIDARITLLDDDDNVLDEVGSYAALRSVGVRDGRFQLNGSPYYLRLVLAQNYWPESHLAAPSEEALRREVELVKSLGFNGVRIHQKVEDPRFLYWCDRLGLLVWGEMANAYVFTPETQRRLTREWLEVLERDYNHPCIVTWVPVNESWGVPDLEGDPAQRAFVRGLYELTKALDPTRPAIGNDGWEVVEGDILGVHDYALDGETLRERYGSPEALEHTLKTVQPSRRNFYLAGHHRKGEPVMLTEFGGLSHAPGEAERWWGYGTLPDTDALLARYEDLLSAVLDSPVIAGFCYTQLTDTEQETNGLLREDRTPKLDPERVRKVTSRVSRAVQHDVLQEIHALADERRLAQLRAQDQEEAVAED